The nucleotide window CAATCCCTAGGGGATCGAAGACGGATGCAACCTTGCTGGTAAGGCTAACACGAGTAAATTCTTCGTCCTCCAGGTCGCTAACTCGGAATCCCAAAGTGTCATTACGAATGTTCCAGATGACACCGAGTATCTTCTCACTTCCGCCATCTTTTAGGAGAAGATCTGGTGCTCCTTCTGGAGTCCTCTGCTCGCCTTGCATCGCTCGAATGAACTCGGTTGAGTTAGAAAGCCAAGCTTGAAAATGTAGATCGGCTGCTGCTAAGGCCTTCTTTAAGGTGGTAGCCTCTCGTACTGCTTCGGCGACGGATCCGGCTGATCCCAAATAGTCGTCAACGTACATCTTTTTCTCCACCACGTCGACGGCTTCCTGTCCCTGGTCCGCTTCCCTAGCTGCCCGTCGAGGTGTATGAATAGCTATAAATGGGGAGCAGGTAGCTCCAAACGGAAGTCGATCCATGCGACACACTACAAGTCTTGAAGAAGCGAAGTCTTGCCACAAGAAACAGAAATAATTGGCATCCGTGGCACTAAGTCGGAAACGGCTAAACATTGCTTCCACGTCTGATGCCCATGCCACCGCTCCTTCCCGAAACTGGATCAAGACCGACGGAAGAGAAGGTTGGAGTGCCGGACCGCTGAGAATGGCATCATTCAGGCACTTTCCGTTAAAAGGCGCTGCTGCATCGAAGACAACCCGAAGCTTCGTACCCTTGTACACACCGTGATGAGCCAGGAAATATTTGGCAGAAATTGCATCCTCTTTGGATAAAATTGAAGCGTAACCTTTATCTATCGTCTTTTGCACGGCAGCCCGATAATCAGATTCAAATGTAGGGTCCCTGTTAAATCGTCGTAGCAGACCACTAAGACGCTGCTGTGCCATCTGGCGATTGCAAATAAAATTTGGCTCTCCTGATCTCCACGTAATCGGAACCTCATAGCCAATGTCCAATTTTCTTGTTCCGGCTTCCAAAATGGCGACTGCCTGACGGTCTTCTGCTGACATGCCCACCAACTTCGATTCGGTTCCGAAGTTTTCGGTGTCACAAAAGCGCCGCAACTCCGCAGTAAGCTCTTCTAGCTGGGTTGTGCTCGTTACCTTATGGACGCGTATCGCTGTAATAGTAGCGCCATCTTGAATTACGCCTCGTATCACCCAACCCAGGCGACTCCTGATGGCAGTAGGCTCATAGTCCTTTCCGACTCTAGATTCGAGGGGCACCAACAGATGGGAATGTTCGGTGCCAATAAGAATATCCACTCTTTCACCCGTCTCCTTCACTGGCAGGTCAGATAGGTGTGCCCAGCGTCGTTTAAGAGTCGACCAATCCGTTACGGGTGTGGCACTAGCGACGGTCGGCAGAGTTGAACAAGCGACATTCAATACCTCACCCGAATCAGTGCTGATCTGGAAACCCACGCGTTGAGAGGGATAGCGATTCACTACACTTCCGGCACCATCCACGGTAAGGATCTGACGCACACCAGCGATTTTCAGGATATTAGCGAATCCCTGTCTCATCAAGGTAGAGTCATACCCTTCATCTATGAAAACGTTGGCCCACACCGAGTCTCCTTTGTAATCCAAAATCTTAAGTCGCATCATTCCCATAGCAACTCTGCATTGTCGTCTTCCTGTCTGTACTACTGCCGATCTAGATGCCTCTGCTGGCGGACTGTTAGATGATCGGGTTGGGTCATGCAGAAGCCCGTGATGGAAAAGACGGCAATATGCAAACTTGCAAGGTTTCTTCTGGGCGCAAAACCTTGCGGAATGCTTGGTACCAAAACAGCCAAAACACAATCGATGTTTCGCGCAAAAGGCCACTCTTTCTCCAACCGCCAACGATTTGAAGTCTCCACAGCCCTCGAGCTTATGGTCACCTTCACATTTGAAGCAGAAAGGACGGGAGgtattttttgaaaacgacAACCTTTCTGTTCGGGTTGATGAAGCCTGATGACTACGAGCCTGAGGACGATTGGTGGTCTTTGGCGTAAACGCGTGAAGCTGATCGGCTGCGATACTGAAGGCATTTTGATACGCCGCTGCTCTGTTACTTAACCAAGAAGCAAAGGTGTCCAGGCTCCTCGTCTCTAATCCTCCCCGTCGTCCCTCGTTCAATGCTAATCGGTCGGAAAGCTGAAGCCTAAGACAGACCTTTTCAATTAGATCTGGAGCAAAAGCCTCTCCAAGCCTGTTGAGGTCGAATAGATGAGTACGTATCTTCTCGGCAAAACGTTTGAAGGTCGCTGGATCGTTCTTGAGCTCCATCTTTTCAATCGCCTGAAGGTGTGCAGCTCTCATTACGTCTCGACGACCGCATGATTGTTTAAGACGAACCAAGGCCTCTTTGTAGGCGGCTTCTCCTCCTCCTAGTCCGTGAACTAGGTCTGAACAATCGCCTTTTAGATGACGTTTAAGAAGGGCTAACTTTTCCCCTGGTGATTTCCCTGTGTCATGAACAAGGGCACGAAAAAGGTCGATCCACTCGAACCAGTCTAAAGCTTTACCAGCATACGAATCCAAATCAGCGGACACTGGTGATCGGTAACATGCTCCATTGCTAGGGTTTAGATGACCAGCGGCATACTGATCAATCCAATCATCAGGTGCTTCATGTAATTTCAGCATGTTCTGTTGGCGTTGTTGCTGAACCCAGTTAGCTGCGAGCGAAGGGAAGGGAGGTCCTGCACGGCTGACGGAACTAAAACGATCCTCTTCAATATTGAACTGATGAAGGGCTTGTCGGGCTTCTTCGGCTGCAAGGCGGGCGGCTTCCGCTCGACCAGAAGCTGCTTCAGCTTGGCTCCGTGCTTCTTCTGCTTGGCGTTGTGCAACATCGGCTCTTTGTCTGGCTGTCCTAAGATCTTCTGCTTGACGAGCACCGTCAGGTATCACACCGACTTGTAGGGGATGCGATACAGCTACTGCAACTTCTGAAGGGGGTTCTCCAACTCTTGTAGCTAAATGTTACTTCGCCCTCTCGACAACCTCACCAGCTTGCTGGATATACCTGAGATGCATGCCATCTTTTCGGTCATTCTCGGTCTGGTCCTCCACGGACATCAAATTTGTGTGAAGTTGACTTGCTCTTGATAGAAGACCTTCGAGAATTTGTAGCAATCCTGATATGGCACCTCTCGACCAACGAATATGAATAAGGCCATCAATTCGCTGCGCAGTAGTAGTGAGTTGCTGTCGAACCACCCTTCTTTGCGCCTTCCATGTATTTATGATGGCTGGATCCTGTTCATAATCTCCGTCGGGGCCTGATCCATCCATCCCTTTGATGAGAAAGTATCGAACGTGCGAAGTAGAAACCGTAATCGAATGCGTGGGAAAGATCGCCGTTGATGTTCGAAGACgagaagaaacaacaaaacgaCGAGGTCGTTACGAGGTTCACAGAAGCACACAGCTATTGGAAATAGTCAAACGGAACAAACAAGCCAATCGCAGTCgatggaaaatcttaatgacCAGCTACTAGTTGGCTGGTGGTATAGTACAAGCTGCTGCTGGTGagctccggttcgaaggaccaaaaTGTTTCGTAGCTAGAGGTAGGGATCTCAGGAGCTTGTCTTATTCGGCTCCGCTATTGTAAGCAGGGAGCGGTTAGACGAATGACTGGCCAATTAGAATGTCGGTTAGCTCAGATGTGTATATATGCAGTGTCTATATTCACAAAGAAGGGTTAACAAACAATCAAATGAGAAAGAACAAAAGGACATTTTACCTAGGATGGCATAACTGGCAGGAAAGCTACCACCTAAACTGATGGACCACACACAGATGCTTCTAAGGACACTAGACTTGGGCGAGCTTACATAAGTGACAAGAGATAGAGTTAGCATGCTATGAGTACATACAAACATAATAATTACCGATTGGGAAAGCTTGACTTAGGACAGGGAGTTGATCCAAGCAACTACAAACACATACAATGCGTAGAACTTAAGAACACACGAAAAGAATACAGAGCAAACTAAGGAAGAAACGGTGTTCAATTAGGCAGACAAATGGAAAACTAGCTGTAAGTGTCTAGCAGCGTGGTTTGTCACTGACAGGACTAGCAGACAAAAGGCAAACAGACAATGATGCTAAACAGAGGTCTTAGCTTAATATATTTTAACCATTAAATCGTGCGTTGCCAGATGACAATATTTGATCCAACTATTTTGCGCCGTAACACAAATTCCGGTGACGACGAGGGAGGTGttgcaagaagaaaaattattacGGCAGTAAGACGCGCTGCTGGTGAGCAGGAAATAAAACGACTGGCAGCATTAGGCAATGAAGATGAACTCGCTCCAGTCAATCTAGTTTAATGCATATTTTGTGACAAAATTGTTGACTTACTTTTATGGCTGTGTTGACTTTTTTTACACAATAAATATGGGTCGGTTTTCTATATTGGCTTTTCGTATAATTCTAATTAATAAACACAATGGCCATTTCAGTTTATGATCTTTATCGACATTACTgtcctggttcgtcctcgaTATCGCTCACCTTCCCGAGCTCTAGCCAATACAGTGGATAACGGCAAACCAGCTTTGGCATGCCATTACATTCCAATTTATTTGCCAGTATTCTGGTAGTATGTCAGAATTTCTATCTAATGTACACCTCGATATCGCTCATCGGTCCAACCTCATACCGACTTGGTCATCAGTAGCTAGCCAATTCTGGCATGCCAGTATATTAAAATAGTTGTGGTAGTACTCTGGGAGTATATTGATATTCAACATACTACAAAAATACTACCATAACTATTAGAATATACTGGCAAATCAAAATTTGCTAGCCATTGGTGACCTAGTCGGCTAAAGCTCGGGCCGGTGAGCGATATCGAGGCATTCCCATTAAAGTGATACCGAATCAGCAGTAATATTGTCCTGAGCTTGAAATGCTACCCGGGTTAGGTAATCCTCTCGTAATGCTGTAGACCCTTAGAAAAAACTAGTTAGTTAAAATCATCGCAaataaaatgtcataaaatgtCCCCCATGCAATGTACCCTTACCCTACCGAATCATTCGGTAGGTTCCCTCACCCCACCACCCCTTCGATACCAAACCTTCCTAATCCTAAACTAAATCTACCCTTAAGCAACAAACCTTTCTCCTCCCATCCACGATCGGGAAGATAAAAAAGGTGGATAAGCTGCCTGGATTCCCGACACGGATGAAGAAGACATCCTCTACTGCGCTGACTACTCGTTTGACATGGACGAATTGCTGTATGTGGTGGCCTACCCTGATGACGACGAGGACATTCTCTACTGCGCGGACAACCCCTACGATGACAAGGTAATGTACGACGCAGACGTCTCGGGTGACACCGACGACGTCTCTCCACCCTCGGTAGAGGACCACTGGGAAAAAGATTCCTTCTTCTCGTTCACTTCAACCCTTATCCTAGATCCGGCCACGCTACTTCAAGACAGGGCCTCACCATACTGCTAATATATTTCCTGGATGTCACCGGCCAGTGACATCCAGGAAAGGGGCGTAGACATTGCAGCGCTAAACGACAGCATCGCGAGGCATCATGGCGAAAAATTCAACGTCAGCTTCGTCAGcagcaactactccctgggcTC belongs to Daphnia magna isolate NIES linkage group LG1, ASM2063170v1.1, whole genome shotgun sequence and includes:
- the LOC116922554 gene encoding uncharacterized protein LOC116922554; this encodes MDGSGPDGDYEQDPAIINTWKAQRRVVRQQLTTTAQRIDGLIHIRWSRGAISGLLQILEGLLSRASQLHTNLMSVEDQTENDRKDGMHLRYIQQAEVAVAVSHPLQVGVIPDGARQAEDLRTARQRADVAQRQAEEARSQAEAASGRAEAARLAAEEARQALHQFNIEEDRFSSVSRAGPPFPSLAANWVQQQRQQNMLKLHEAPDDWIDQYAAGHLNPSNGACYRSPVSADLDSYAGKALDWFEWIDLFRALVHDTGKSPGEKLALLKRHLKGDCSDLVHGLGGGEAAYKEALVRLKQSCGRRDVMRAAHLQAIEKMELKNDPATFKRFAEKIRTHLFDLNRLGEAFAPDLIEKVCLRLQLSDRLALNEGRRGGLETRSLDTFASWLSNRAAAYQNAFSIAADQLHAFTPKTTNRPQARSHQASSTRTERLSFSKNTSRPFCFKCEGDHKLEGCGDFKSLAVGERVAFCAKHRLCFGCFGTKHSARFCAQKKPCKFAYCRLFHHGLLHDPTRSSNSPPAEASRSAVVQTGRRQCRVAMGMMRLKILDYKGDSVWANVFIDEGYDSTLMRQGFANILKIAGVRQILTVDGAGSVVNRYPSQRVGFQISTDSGEVLNVACSTLPTVASATPVTDWSTLKRRWAHLSDLPVKETGERVDILIGTEHSHLLVPLESRVGKDYEPTAIRSRLGWVIRGVIQDGATITAIRVHKVTSTTQLEELTAELRRFCDTENFGTESKLVGMSAEDRQAVAILEAGTRKLDIGYEVPITWRSGEPNFICNRQMAQQRLSGLLRRFNRDPTFESDYRAAVQKTIDKGYASILSKEDAISAKYFLAHHGVYKGTKLRVVFDAAAPFNGKCLNDAILSGPALQPSLPSVLIQFREGAVAWASDVEAILRFFKTCSVSHGSTSVWSYLLPIYSYSYTSTGS